The nucleotide sequence AATGCTTATGTTGATGGGAAAGAGAATATAGACGGAATAGGTGCAAAGAGAAAAAACAGAGGGAAAGATGGCTGAGACAAAAACAAAAAAGAAGATCAATTTGGCTGGGAAAGATCTGATTTGTACTGAAGACTGGTCATTGGATGAATTGACTCATACGTTAGAGCTTGCAGAGGATATGCAGAAGCACAGATTCGCGCCGAAGTATGCGAAGATTCTGCAGAACAGAACTTTCTTCATGTTTTTCTATAATCCTTCTGTCAGAACCAGACAGTCCTTTGAATGCGCTGCAACTGAATTGGGTGGACATGCGCAGTTCTTAACGCCTGAAGGTATGCGCTTGAAGACCTCCAAGTCTGCCGGAGAGACTACGGAAGATGCTGCAAAGGTTATGTCGAGATATGCGGCTGGCCTAGGTATCAGAATACTGGAAGATAAGGTTTCATATTACGGACAGGGAGAAGAGCTCTTGCGGGAGTACGCAAAGTGGTCCGACATTCCCATCATAAGTATGGCGCACGACAAGTATCATCCCTGTCAGGGGCTTGCCGATGTCATGGGGTTAAGAAGGCATATAGGTAAGAACCTGAAGGGCAAGAAACTTCTGCTTTACTGGGGACATGGTGCACTGGGAAGGTCATGGTGTTCTGTCCAGGAAGCAGCGCTTTTGTATACAAGATTCGGAATGGATATTACGATTGCGTCACCCGTAGGATATGACCTGGATCCGGAAGTTATGGAAAAAACGAAAAAGCATTGTAAGGAAAACGGCCGGAAGTTCGAGATAATTCATGATCCGGTTGAAGGTTACAGAGGTGCTCATGTCGTATATTCCAGGAACTGGATGAGTCCCAATGCATACCATGACGGCGAATTCCGTAAACAGGAAGAAGTCGACAAGGCATTGAAACATACGGACTGGATTTGTGATTCTGCCAAGATGAAATTGACCGATAACGGGTTATATATCCATCCAATGCCGATCGACAGGGGCCATGAAGTATCAGATGAAGTCGCTTCCGGTCCGAACTCCATAATCTATGATGTGGCTGAAAATCGGCTTCATGTGCAAAAAGCCAT is from Candidatus Eisenbacteria bacterium and encodes:
- a CDS encoding ornithine carbamoyltransferase translates to MAETKTKKKINLAGKDLICTEDWSLDELTHTLELAEDMQKHRFAPKYAKILQNRTFFMFFYNPSVRTRQSFECAATELGGHAQFLTPEGMRLKTSKSAGETTEDAAKVMSRYAAGLGIRILEDKVSYYGQGEELLREYAKWSDIPIISMAHDKYHPCQGLADVMGLRRHIGKNLKGKKLLLYWGHGALGRSWCSVQEAALLYTRFGMDITIASPVGYDLDPEVMEKTKKHCKENGRKFEIIHDPVEGYRGAHVVYSRNWMSPNAYHDGEFRKQEEVDKALKHTDWICDSAKMKLTDNGLYIHPMPIDRGHEVSDEVASGPNSIIYDVAENRLHVQKAIMALTMG